The Glycine soja cultivar W05 chromosome 6, ASM419377v2, whole genome shotgun sequence genome has a window encoding:
- the LOC114415103 gene encoding protein ANTI-SILENCING 1 isoform X3, translating to MVEAGEEEVIEFKWGTRKGLGGKKKDVQFYESFTYDGVEYSLFDSVFLYKEGEPEHYIGKILKIWENSDKSKKVKILWYFRPSEILNFLEGSETLENELFLASGEGEGLVNVNPLEAISGKCNIVCISKDIRNPYPSDEEVQMAEFVFYRFFDVGMRKILDKIVVDKIAGIEVKNIFNNLDSQKVVGLVKPDLDNKEVSGNFMASNEVVALSSQKKSQPLIEKPDGKCFDTLVRENAASKSLLGEKPTCSIGVKEASKSANALHTISNKKTVPQAKVEEKRGCKDSLVKQKSFAKLSHGLIAGLEMKEITKMDDGSGKGSIEKNILMSRGDSKRDDRKDVGVPIGQIKKGLEEENASKKGKRGGFGKVSSLKKNNNGQNRRLITYDDDNNDDLKTIAPCSSKEKYKVQRAMDSCDVEELPSKKLKIDKKLAKLTSDKLRKESSMISPNVEHKLDFRPMEVTRRPNDEDRSKWFKEIPWEEKMKTAYEQGRLVLLQNLDPSLSSSEVQNIIWTGFKESCTARMIQKTAYSSPHSGQAFVIFKKSEAAESVVRKLDEGCLLMSNGRYVLNSM from the exons ATGGTAGAAGCAGGGGAAGAGGAGGTTATTGAATTCAAGTGGGGCACAAGGAAAGGGTTGGGTGGCAAAAAGAAGGATGTGCAGTTTTACGAATCGTTCACCTACGATGGTGTGGAATACTCCCTCTTTGATTCCGTGTTTCTCTACAAGGAAGGTGAACCCGAGCATTACATTGGTAAAATCCTTAAGATATGGGAGAACTCTGATAAGAGCAAGAAAGTTAAGATTCTATGGTATTTTAGACCTTCTGAGATTTTGAATTTCTTGGAAGGGAGTGAGACACTTGAGAATGAGTTGTTTCTGGCTTCTGGTGAAGGCGAAGGGCTTGTAAATGTCAATCCTCTG GAAGCTATTTCTGGCAAATGCAATATTGTTTGCATTTCGAAGGATATCAGGAATCCATATCCATCAGATGAAGAAGTTCAAATGGCTGAATTTGTATTCTATCGTTTCTTTGATGTTGGGATGCGTAAAATATTGGACAAGATAGTAGTTGATAAAATTGCTGGAATTGAAG ttaaaaatatttttaacaatttagaTAGTCAAAAGGTTGTTGGTCTTGTGAAACCTGATTTAGACAACAAAGAAGTTAGCGGGAACTTCATGGCAAGTAATGAAGTGGTGGCTCTTTCGAGCCAAAAAAAAAGTCAACCTTTGATTGAAAAACCAGATGGGAAGTGTTTTGACACATTAGTTAGAGAAAATGCTGCTTCTAAGTCATTATTGGGAGAAAAACCTACTTGTAGCATTGGTGTAAAGGAAGCAAGTAAATCTGCTAATGCTTTGCATACTATTTCCAACAAGAAGACTGTGCCTCAAGCCAAAGTTGAAGAAAAGAGGGGTTGTAAGGATTCTTTGgttaaacaaaaatcatttgcTAAACTATCACATGGTTTGATAGCTGGTTTGGAAATGAAGGAAATAACTAAAATGGATGATGGGAGTGGAAAGGGATCTATTGAGAAGAACATTTTGATGTCTAGGGGTGATTCAAAAAGGGATGATCGCAAGGATGTTGGTGTCCCGATTGGACAAATTAAAAAGGGATTAGAGGAGGAAAATGCTTCCAAGAAGGGAAAACGTGGTGGCTTTGGTAAGGTTTCTAGTTTGAAGAAGAATAATAACGGGCAAAATCGAAGGCTTATTACCTATGACGAtgacaacaatgatgatttgaagaCTATAGCTCCATGTTCATCAAAGGAGAAATATAAGGTTCAACGGGCAATGGATTCTTGTGATGTGGAGGAACTCCCTTCCAAGAAGTTAAAGATTGACAAGAAGCTAGCGAAACTCACTAGTGACAAGTTGCGCAAAGAATCTTCAATGATTTCACCGAATGTGGAACACAAGCTAGATTTTCGTCCAATGGAAGTTACTCGAAGACCAAATGAT GAGGATAGAAGCAAATGGTTTAAGGAAATT CCTtgggaagaaaaaatgaaaactgcTTATGAGCAAGGAAGGCTTGTGCTACTTCAAAACTTAGATCCATCTTTATCTTCATCCGAGGTACAG AATATTATTTGGACTGGATTTAAAGAAAGTTGCACAGCAAGGATGATCCAGAAAACTGCCTACTCCAGCCCTCATTCTG GTCAAgcttttgttatatttaaaaaaagtgaagCAGCAGAGTCGGTTGTTAGAAAGTTAGATGAGGGCTGTCTCTTAATGTCAAATGGGCGGTATGTACTCAACTCCATGTAG